Genomic DNA from Etheostoma spectabile isolate EspeVRDwgs_2016 unplaced genomic scaffold, UIUC_Espe_1.0 scaffold00019552, whole genome shotgun sequence:
cacacacacacacacacacacacacacacaccacacaaagagAGGATGGCGTCgcctccctcttcacctccacACCAAGGGCAAGGCGCGGTCCATGTTCCCAGAGGCGTGCGGTTTCCAAAAACCTCTCCCACCCATCAGTCTTAAAATCCGAGAATCAGAAAGTATCAGGCCGCCCACACATCCCTCTCAGCACTGCGGGACGACTGCGCCAAACTGCAAACTCCTCCCTTGTTGAATTGTTgtaaaattattatataattttaaCCATTTTTGTTAGTTTAAGACTCTTGCTCTCGGTTTAGGGTGTATGAATTTTAAACCAGAGATAACAAACTGCCCTCTCCCTGTGATAACTTGCTCCCAAGCGATGGGAATGGCCGGAGTCTCCCAGAGGAGAGGATAGCATCACAAGTGAAACCTCTCTTCATAATGTTGGTAATGACGTCAGCATAAGAGGGTTTAGTCAACTCACTACATTTACTCAACTGCTTTGTTTGCCCAAACAGCCAAACAGAGCTCGATCAGAGCCATTGCATTGCGGCTGTTGGCGCTTTTCAGCAGCTTTCTCCgttaaaacttcttcttctttcaataGTAAGTTAAATTGAACACGTAGTCAAAGCCATCTGTCAGTTTCTTGTCTCTTTGTCCTTAGCATTATggacaaaaagacaacaaagcTCTTTATAAGTTATTATCGGAGGTCATTAAGCACGTGGAATATCAACCAAACAAACCTTTTGTCCCCACGGATTATGGTGGGGGCTGTAACTTTGATTCTAGTGAATGACTGCAAACATACAGCTGTCTGTATACAAATATCTCCTCTCCACTTTTTACCGTGCACTCGCTGAACTGCTGCTGTTTGCATCTCAAAGAGAAATTGTTTGGAAAAATTGcaatttggactttttttttttttgtcgaacacacattttcttttttacagttaccaattcataaaaacaaattcTAGCAATAAGATgtttaaagcttttgttttaCTGGTTGCTGGCTCTGGGTGCCTGTCTACGTGTtgctgtgaaaaataaaaagtcaaagttggGGTTACCTTCCAAGTCTGTAAAGTGATCTTTATTAGAGTAGCAAAGCGAGACGCTGTGAAAACCTGCTTGGCACGTCTGTTGGAATGAATCTTGCTTTTCAAGGTACCTGACcatttctgtcttttgttcaatcctgtttttcctttttatttcacgTTAAACAAGTTGGTCAGTAGTCCAACATCAGTTCAGCCAGTGCACATCAGAAGTGTGACTCATACAACAGCTAATCTTCATCTGTGGCCCACAGAAAGCACACTCGCTCTGCTCCTTTCTCTTGACAGCTTTTTGCTTTCCTCACAACTGCAGCTTCTTTTTGGTCTTTTGATCAGTCCAGGTCAAATTTGAATTTAATACTAGCAAACAAGGAAAGTCCAAAGGTCTTCCAATGTAGAGTAATAATTATTCACTTCTGTGTAATTATCTGTTGGATTGTAAAACACCCAAATAGCCAATACTAAATaagtgatgaaaaaataaataatcgtATGAGCCAACCTAGCTCGGTAAAActcgatgtttttttttgggaagaATGTTTTAGGAAAAATTAAACAATCTACAAatcaaaggaaaagaaaatcttatGAAAAGTagttttgtaattttctttttttacaaatacagGTTAATTGGTTCcttctaaatacatttacatacaaatacatttaatacgTACATTTAAATCATACTgacatgcttgtttgtttttcattaaccTTTAATATTGGCCATTTTGGGCCGGCTTGACGTGGTTGTGCTACCGAGGGACAGATAGAACAGTGTTGAGGTGTCAGTGTACGTGCTCTGCTGTGGTTACATGTATCTAAAAGATGCAGAGAACGAGAGCAGCGGTGTGGCAGTCCCAAGGTTCAACGAGTCGTCCGATTGATAACAAGAGCGAGAGAAACGCCCATCCACACCAAGAACGATAACTACGGCAATGTGAGCATCCACACGGCTGAACGCTAACGGTCTGTGAACCGCGGGGTCAAGCCAGCAACAGCTGATAATACACTGATACAGCAGATGTTGCAACGTAGGAGTACAGGAATGTCTGCAGTGATATCCTATGTATTTGTGAAATCAAGTATGCTCCATTTTATAAATCAAAGGAGTCTACCGGCGTCCCTACCTGTGTGAAACAAATCTCTCCGCCATACTGTGATGTAAATTCAGATGGATTTGTTCTTCATATTGCCCTGAAAAATGATCACAGTGATATTGTATCCCATTGTCATTATAGTTGTGGTGTGGACTCCGCCATCCACAATTTTAAACCCATTATAATGTTGGTTATAGTTATCGCTCCTGGTGTGGACGGCCCTTAACAGTATTGTGTTGGTGAAAGTCAGATTTCTGGGGAGCGGCTCGTCCCGCAGGCCTCATGATATCGCTGAGGTCTAAAGGGAAATCCAGGCAAAATGGACTTTTAGTTCCTGGGCAGTTCACTTGTTCCAAGACATCAGGCagtaacccttgcgttgtcctcaggtcaaatttgacccgtttcaaagtttTATATCAGAAGTagggatttctttcaaccaaattgcccaaaaataacatggattgttccatacaatgttcttcaggtaaaattactcattactttcattgaatgtttAGGCGTTTATTTAATCGTATAGCATTTACattgttaattttttatataAGTGGTTTCTAAACAGTATCTGGATCCagtcaacatcctctgatcttaactattagtcaaaataattcataatttctgccttttaaacaaaaaaaacttaatttatatatattaaatttaTATAAAACCTATATATAATTTGAAATAAGTGAGGTTTGTTGGCCGTGAATTCCAAGagtaagtgtaaaacctattattaagcCAGctgcgccaaaagctggaaaaagtggcaaatacttcagaaaaagcgacatagagaaaaatgcaacaaaagtatttttcaattttgacctggaaagACAAGTTCATGTTTGACGggacgacaacacaagggttaaacaataGCACTCCATATCAATCCATACTCCTCGTATCACGTATTCTTCAGTGTCAATCACTTAACCCtgtaaccttttctttttttggctaACCTGAAAGTCAGTTTTGtaagaattctcctttaattatCTGTCAGTGTCATCGCACCTTTTTGTTCTTGATTCTATTTGAGCCTTTCAGGACTAAAAGGGGAgtgtttgctgttttcatgattCACTACATGAGTAAATAAACTACAGCTGAGAAGAGTTTGAGAATGTCTTAAATATTGTCCTGTCAACTTTTTATTGCATTGAGAATTAAAGTTGCTGCATGTGGTACTTTAACGTAGGATTAAAAAATACACAGTTAAGATATTTAATAAGCAAAACATTGGTACATTTTGCACTTTAAACAACAGGTTACAAATAGATTCATACTTGATTGGTATTTAAATACAAAGCAGGATGAATGTTTATTTCTACAatgcatgaggacaacatgctAAACATTATTAAACCGATATTACACAACAGAAACTGTGTGATGCCAGATAATGTTGCGATACTAAGAACAGTTGTGGCGTAAGTTCATAGTTTtctttgaaaattacatcaacACTTGTTTTCAGAGTTTGAAGCCATTTCATTTTGACGAGAAGAATTAGGCTAAACGTTTGCTTAAGATCTGATGCTCATTGGCTCGCTGTCACCCTCATTTGACTTAAGACGGAAGGCCAGAAAACATGCAGAGAAATATAATCTGTCTTGCTTTGCAAACTTTGAATCATCTGATCATTCATTTAGGGGTATTGTAGCTTACTTTATGTAATGGACCCCCACATGTTGACACTGAATATAGCAGCAATGAACTAAACTTAGTTTAGtgcacagtttttttgttttttatttaaattgcaaAGAACAAGACATTTTGGCACAAGAAGAgctctctttttttatattggtTCAAACTGATTGTAAATATTTAGTGTTgaaatctaaaattaaaatattcccAACCCTTGAAATGTTCACAAAGTATCCTCACACCAAACACATTCAggcatttttcttcttccttgtccTTCTTGTTATCTTTTATTGACACAAACCTTGGCGCAGAAACCTTTTCCTACGGTCGTTGAAGATCAGGTGCGGGACTGCAGCACCAGCCGCTGGACTGTGTCCGACAGGTGGCTCATGTCCGCCTGCTGAGCCTGCTGTTTGATGGACTCCAGGGTCCGAACCTGCAGGGACGAGACAGGAAATGACagactgtaatttcccatttcatGATCAATAAATGTCTTAATCTGAACCAAGTACAGCACCCATTTAACTGGAGATGTTTCTGACACTGTTATTGGGAAAGCCTcctactggagtttatgcagcGATCTGATAtcacattttttaagattaatttttgggcactttaatatttattaatataggacagctgaagacataaaaggggtCGGAGGGCGGAGTCAAACTTGTGGCCGCTGCGTCGAGTTGTAAACCTCTATGGGCACTTGCTCTACCAgctttttgttagttttttccagcattttacttacttttttcaacattcttttgatcaattttcagaatgctataaaattgaattcaacACCCAAATTCTATGGAAGTAATGaactaaacatttattttacttgtacaGGAAActaaccatccacgttatttctttttagttgaaataaacccaaatatttctaaaatgggtcaaatttgacccgaggacaacaggagggttaaagaagttaatttagtttctttttccattatagCTCACTGTTAAACTAGATAATGAAAGATAGTTCTAGGACgttagtttttgtttgtttgtctcacaaagagtttaacccaAGCCAGGCCGAAAAACATATCACTTCTATACAGGGATAGCGGttcaaacattacaaaatataCAAAGTATTTTTCAAAACACAGGTATTGGATTGTATTCGGAATTGGCAGATTTGCAAGTTTAGGTATcggtatctggtaagaaaaatGGTCTTGGACCATCTCTACATTTAACCCTTAGAGGACGAACCTCCCACCCAGCGGCCGCAGGAGATTATTGTTTACATGATCTAACATAACAGCTAGAGCAGCTTTGCTTTGCTAAGGCTTTTTGTCTTACACGTCATGACATCATGTCACGTGACGTCCGGTGCCATGAGATCAAACACACCTTTACACTGCATATGAATATATACAAAAATGCATGTGCTTCAAATAACTTATGGAGTGTTAAGATATATTTTGTTCACAtttctacatttaaaataacttgttgTTTTCATTTAGTAGTCAGCTAAGGTTATAAAAATTTAAGGGATATAAAGCaactgaaaatgccccaaagaATTGCTGCTGATCTGGGTGCAGCTGCTTGAGAACTCACCGAGACGCGGGTCTCACAGTATCCGTGTTTGTGGCTGAGGTTCCACAGGTTGACGGCCAGCTGGCTCAGCTTGTTGTTCCTCAGGTCGCCGTGAGCCAGCAGTACGGCGAACAGGGAGAAGGCCAGAGCGCCCTGGCGCCGCGTGCTCTGCTGCAAGCGGGCCAGAAGAAGGGGGGGTGTTTTAGTTAATAGCAGGGCCACACGAAACCTGCAGACGTTTAATCCAGCAGAATCTTCTGCAAAACTTTCCGCAGAATttaaacaaacttaaaaaaaaaaaaaaactcagaatgttaacacatctccaccccagactaaaaaaaaacagcttttctcTCTGGATGACCGCTTGAAAACAATATCTGCGGATTCCGTTTGGGTGGTTGGGTTGTTATAAGATCAAAATTAGCTTCTAGTGCTACATGAGAAAATCAAAACACTGCAGTGTTGCTGGTGGCAgcgagcagtgtgtgtgtgtgtgtgtgtgtgtgaggtgtgtctCACCTCGTCCCGGCCGAGTGCCTTCAGATGGTCAAGCacctgtccaatcagagtctcGCTCAGCTTGTTGATCTCCAATAGGAACTTGGGGTCTCCTCCATAAAGAGTCTCATTGGAGTCCACTGAGAccagggaaagagaaaaaaaaatcaatttagaTGGAAAAATGCTCACATAAAACCTGTCTATGAACCACAAGTAGATCCTCTTGTCATGAAGAGCAAACGTAACTGTtgcagtgtttgtttgttttttaccattTAAAACAGGGTATTCTAAATGTATACAGAATTTAACCTCTGTTGGATTAGGGACTTCtgtctgaaatgaaaacaagggctcagaaaaaaaattatgttgtCACCTGGATTTATCTTTAAGAAAACATGGGCAGTGTTGAAGAAAATTAGGTCATTTTTAGTTAGACCATCATTTAGTTGGACcgtcatttatttttcaacaggacctgaacccaatcaagatggttttGGGTGAGCTggaccacagagtgaaggctaaagggccaacaagtgctatacatgtctgggaactccttcaagactgttgggaaaccatgtcaggtgactacctcttgaagctcatcaagagaatgccaagagtgtgcaaagcagtaatcagagcaaagggtgactactttaaagaaactagaatataagatatgtttttgttaagtacataattccatatgtgttcattcataatTTTGAtcccttcagtgataatctacaatgtaaatagtcataaaaataaagaaaacgcattgaatgagaagttgtttccaaacttttggcctgcaCTGTATTCTAACTTCAAAACCTCAGTCAGACGAAGAATCAATGAgaatgtttacatgcacactaatatCACACTATTatccaaatatgacaatattctggATTGAATAGGTCATGTAAACAGTTTATTATGTTTGGAAGTGTTCCGAATAAGACCTTTTTCCGAGTATAGAATTTTCCGATTAAGCAAGTATTATTGAGGTTTTAAAAGCATTGTTTTGGagatttgtacttttttttttttttttttgcagtttagCAGTTTACAGCCAGTTTTGAACTCTAGCCTGTTTACGGCTTACGGTCAGCTCTGTGCCATGCTATGGTTGTTGTACACAAACTAACAGCTTGCAAGACTGCAGTAGAGCTGCATGGCCAAAAGAAAAGCCAGCATTTCTAGTCAAAAgaagaaacacagctacttttaaacataaaagagaCATCCACAGATTTTTGAATATGTGCAAATATTGCAACAGCAACCTTTTTAAAGAAGGTGGTTGAAGGGAAGGAAAGAtggaaaacttaaaaatatCCTTTTTGCATGGATGCATGTTCATGGAGATGTTAgtgaaatattaatttattttaattagccatgtaaacatcTCAGtcggaatattgtcttttttggaATAAGGGCCAAAACTGGGATACTGTGTGCATGTACACATGGTCAATGAGTCCGGCAGACTAGACTAACATATTCAACTAGACAACCGCTCTGCACCAGCACTCTCTCTGCTACTAGGGGATGGAGAGGGTGACTGGCAGGTTAACAATGGACATGCGTTTTGGTAATTTTGCTAACAAGGGAATGGCACCACCCCTTTAAATCACCTACTGCCCGTACCTTTAGGGATGGAGTAGAGGTAGGTTTCCTGGCTCATGGCGGCCAGCAGGGGCAGAGCGCTGACGTAGACCCGCACCTTGGCATCGCTGTTCTCCTCCCAGGTGTAATCCTGGATCATGTTGAGCAGACCGCGCACAAGGTAGAGCACGCCATGCTCTGATGGTCCTGCAaatacacgcacatacacacacagttagaAAACGATGACTACTCTTTCCTTTTCTGTAATAATAAACGTTTGCATGGCAAAAAGACCAAATACTGTTTCTGCTCCTACGAGATAATCCTGACGACCTTGTGAAAAGCACAGAATGTTGAGCATGCATGAGGAAATGCCCTGCCTGACCAGAGACAACACTAACT
This window encodes:
- the LOC116684743 gene encoding VPS35 endosomal protein sorting factor-like, which produces MIQDYTWEENSDAKVRVYVSALPLLAAMSQETYLYSIPKVDSNETLYGGDPKFLLEINKLSETLIGQVLDHLKALGRDEQSTRRQGALAFSLFAVLLAHGDLRNNKLSQLAVNLWNLSHKHGYCETRVSVRTLESIKQQAQQADMSHLSDTVQRLVLQSRT